The Astatotilapia calliptera chromosome 14, fAstCal1.2, whole genome shotgun sequence genome includes a region encoding these proteins:
- the LOC113036933 gene encoding caspase-1-A-like: MADKELGRVRSDFVTSVSKAVIKMLLDDLVEDGVLNDMESESILEENDSRADKARCLIDIVKKKGDPASSKMIVHLKSRDSSLYEKLGLSCSQPSQAASAPDPREPPEWSDTLIHTTEKFWKMKMDDKSIYHVTKDAFKNRVALLITNMKFTDGKFNRNGAEKDEENMRKLLSALGYEVVKYTNLTGKAINKALIDFSKHPKLKDTDSVLVVIMSHGKLGAVLGVDCKEPICDNEEQDAYEVNNIYKQLSSDKCPALLNKPKIIIIQACRGEERGGVLVSDCAKPDLVCDDVKQPSPSLCADEEGLEDDTLRCVHKEKDFISLLSCTPDTVSYRDRNQGSILIQYIVQVFNTFAHQDDVEELFRKVMQRFEDFSVQNRRQMPTKDRCTLTRRFYFFPGL, encoded by the exons ATGGCAG ATAAGGAGCTTGGCAGGGTACGGTCAGACTTTGTGACGAGTGTGTCCAAAGCGGTTATAAAGATGCTGCTTGACGACCTCGTAGAAGATGGTGTGCTGAATGATATGGAGAGCGAGTCAATACTTGAAGAGAATGACAGCAGGGCTGATAAGGCGCGCTGTCTCATCGACATTGTTAAGAAAAAAGGAGACCCAGCCAGCAGCAAGATGATCGTTCACCTTAAAAGTAGAGACTCTTCTCTTTACGAAAAGCTTGGTTTGTCTTGCAGTCAGCCTTCTCAGGCAG CCTCAGCTCCAGATCCTCGGGAGCCACCGGAATGGTCAGATACACTGATCCACACGACTGAGAAATTCTGGAAGATGAAAATGGATGATAAAAGT atttacCATGTGACCAAAGACGCCTTTAAAAATCGCGTAGCTCTGCTGATCACTAACATGAAGTTTACTGATGGGAAATTCAATAGAAATGGAGCTGAGAAAGATGAGGAGAACATGAGGAAGCTGCTCTCTGCTCTGGGTTATGAAGTGGTGAAATACACAAATCTCACAGGAAAG GCTATTAATAAGGCTCTAATTGACTTCTCCAAACATCCAAAACTCAAAGATACAGACAGTGTGTTGGTGGTTATAATGTCTCACGGGAAGCTAGGAGCAGTCCTTGGTGTCGACTGCAAAGAACCCATTTGTGATAATGAGGAACAAGATGCGTATGAGGTGAACAACATTTACAAGCAGTTGAGCTCAGACAAGTGTCCTGCACTTCTGAACAAACCCaagatcatcatcatccaggCCTGCAGAGGAG aggagagaggaggtgtGCTTGTTAGTGACTGTGCAAAGCCAGATCTGGTCTGTGATGACGTGAAACAGCCAAGTCCATCCCTATGTGCTGATGAAGAGGGCTTAGAAGACGACACTCTACGATGTGTACACAAGGAAAAAGACttcatttctcttctctcctgCACTCCAG ATACTGTGTCATATAGAGACAGGAATCAAGGGTCTATCCTCATACAGTACATTGTTCAGGTTTTCAACACCTTTGCACATCAAGACGACGTCGAGGAGCTCTTCAGAAAA GTGATGCAACGCTTTGAAGACTTCAGTGTTCAAAACAGGAGACAGATGCCAACAAAAGACAGATGCACACTGACAAGACGCTTCTACTTCTTTCCAGGCCTCTGA